The DNA window TCTGATATTGTCTATATCGAACCATCTTTTATAACCTATAAGATCTTACTGCCACAACAACCCAAGGTTGGCCTATGTGCAGGGAAAGAGTAATGATTTTTAACTTCTTGTGTAGAAAATGCAAGAATATATATGAAGCTACTAGTTCAACCAAAATTACAGAAAGTTACCTTCTTCAATCTCCGATGCTTTGCAAGGGCCCAGTTGGTCATGATGGAAGTGGCAACCACAAGAAAAAAGTAGCCTGAAACAGTCTGTGTTGCAACGTTGAAACCTAACCACTGATAAATCTCTGTTGTGTAATTTGCACATGTCACAATATTGAAGAGAAACCCACTTGGAATTTGATAGCCACCATTCCCACCTGGACGGCGAAGATTCCTCAGCAACATATGGCAATACAAGTTTGCGAGTtgacaaaccaaaccaaatccaAATCCAATCTTCATTTGAAGATCACTAACAGGGGTGTAAAGGGGATGGTTCACATAGTAAGCGATAAAGGAACCAAAGGTCCAATAATAAGCACAATTTCGAAACACATTGGAGAGTGGCGAGGTTGCATGGCTAAATCGGTGCACAAAAAATGTTTCCATGATGCGTTTGAAATAGTGGAAGCACCAGTAGTACAATGCATATGTCTGAACTGGGTGGATGATTCGCTCCCCCTTGTAGCCAAAAAACTCGTAGACTGGGAAGTAGTAAAAAACAGGATACAGCACCAAAGGACCCAAGTATTCACAGAAAAAGAGTGTGCGGTAGGAAACTTGCGGGCCCAGGTCCTTGAAAACAACAGTTAAGTTGCCCAAATTCCCATCACTGTATTCTTTGAGGTTCTTCTTGTAGCTAAGGACAACAGGCCTTTCCTTTGATCCCGGTGGAAGAGGTAGGGTCAGCCGCTGTCTTGAAGGGTAGAATTTTTTGGCTGTTGATGTAAGACATGAAGAAAGGTTATTGAAATAAAACTGCATCTGGTGCTCCAACTACACACACAAACACTCCTTATTTACATATGGTTCCTTGGTAAGAAAGTAGGGGCTcgagtaaaaaagaaaaatagacataaatttgaaatttggcaacaaaaaattcaaagttcagAGCCAATCTCATGCTTTGAAGATCTCTTATTCTCGATTTCAAAGAACATTTGCAATTGATATATTTGCAACTCTGATCTTGTGAGTTTCATCGTAATGATGTatgaaacataaaatcaaataattttcagAAGCTTTTTGCATGAAAGAAACTACTAATATAAAACCCAACATGATTTGATGATTTGGAGAATAAAAATGAGTGGTGAGCCTACTGTacaaagaaagtaaataaataattaagcaAACTCAAATCCAAAGACAGAATCTTCTTCAAATACATACCACAAGTCTAGTTTTTCAGCTATTGAGTTAGTATATTTCATAAGTTGCTGTTAGAAAGAACATATACTCGCACCCTAAGCAAAATCTACATACACTTCACACAACCATAAAGCAGAAAGAAGCAGCATGCCAATTCCAAAAATCGAAATTGCAACAGAGGAGCAAAGATCTCAAACAATGCATCACAATTCATGTTCTTCTACAAACAAACCATACCCGGGACATGAaatcaaagagagagagagagagagagagaggacttTGAATTCTGTTGGATTTCCTATCTAATCAAAAtttgtaaattaaattataatatgagtTTCGCTTCTTCACCTCCAATTCAAACGCACACCGTACTAAGGTCCCGATAGTAATTTAACACCAAAGTTTCGATCTTTTTACAAAATGAGAGAAGCAAAATAAGGAACTTACTTCGCTTATGAATAGCCTCTTGCAGATCAGCCACTGTAGCCtacaaaacaatcaaaagagaCAAACTTACAAATCAAAACCCACAGTTCTTTATCCTAGATTTTCCTATCAACCAAACATACTAGTAATAAATACAAGACATAAAATGTGCAATAAGCATACCGAATCACTGAGCTCAAGGCCCCCTTTAATGACCTCTCTACCACTGCGAGAAGCTACAGTCACCTTCATTTTGAAGATCAAATGAGAGAGATCTAGTTCaccaaaagacaaaaaaaaaaaaaaaaagcaaaccccGTGAATTTGAAAGGATTCTGTTCAAGATTCAGACAGAACAAGTAGCTTAGAGTTGGTACTTCGATCTCTccgtaaaacaaaatatagaaaTGGCAGTGTAAGCAAGTACTTGTGTATTAAAGGAGTTTGGTTGGGGCAGGAGAGCTAACCATGTGGATTGATGACCTGCACACCCTCCCTAATTGATGATGCATGTAGATTCCTATCAGGAATTAGTTTATTGTTGGGGGTTGATTGTGGGCCAGTGCTGAATGTTGATCGTCCCCGTTCTTGCCATCTCAGCTTTTAAGGAATCCGACGGTGGATTTTTATAATAACGGTGTTCACCAATTTTTAGCGCACTTTTCTTCGTAGTTGTCGGATCAAGGATCTGacctcctgaaaaaaaaaatcgtataATTGGATAAGTTATCCATTtgagtaaattatttttgtttaaataagttatccattaaaaaaaaagattaattagaTTGAATCACTAATTTTCTAAATCGTGAAAGCTAGTACTATATCTTTTCTTATGCAGCTCAcatatatcattaaaaaaaagttaatttaaatacttggcttacaattttacaatttattttatagatattatttttaaaaatattatttatttaaaaatatattaaaattttatttctgatattaatatatcaaaataattaaaaataattatttaaaaaaacatgattttttttaagaacatgaATTGAAAGATAAGCACGTTCTTATATGCGAACGTGCTTCTAGAGTAATCAATGATTAATACCACCGCTAGCATTCCACGACTGTTATaggtaaaagaaaataaaaacataatataatagTAAATTTAAAGGGTGAATCCGTTTTGTCTctctcccttttattttttcatcgtCGTCATAATCTGCCGCTGTGCTGATGAAACaaaatttcatccttatatttttatcaaaaaacacgtgaatcaacaaaaatatatgttttcagAACATAAACACATCcttctaaaaaatatgttagaggCTGGTATTAGTTAGATCCGGCCATGATTAGGTTTGATAGCATTCTATGTTCTAAGCATGATAGATTTACTTATTTAGCAGTGTAgatataattactttttaaataattttttatattaaaatacatattaatgatatttttgttattttttaaaaattattttttgatatcagtacatcaaaatgattaaaaaacactaaaaatatattaatttcaaataaataaatttcaaatttttttcagaaatacttttaaaacgtaGAAACAAAAATGCTTAATTCTAACCAAACTTAACTATGTCGAGGCTTAGTGGTGTGATAAGTCTAGTTGTATTAAATCTGGCATTGGCTAAGCTCAAAAAATACTTAGGTCTAACaccattaaatttataaatttttatataaaattatagaggAATTAATTCTTAACAAATAGACTTTATTAAATAAGTTTATACTAAACCAAATCATTCaaatgtattaaattttttcataattagtcaTGTCACCATTTTTTTAGCTGTATAAAATGAGTGAAATATAGTTCacaatataattcaaaatatcacaaatataaaattactttttagtcattcatcttcataaaaaataagactCATAGGTAAATATACCATGAAATCTTCAGAACAAAAGTTCACAATCCTCATTCTCTACTACATATATATTATGAGAGCatatatatctaaaatattattgtattctttctttctaaaaatatatttatttaaatatcgaagagttcttatatttatatataaaaaaaaaacattgacttatcaaatatcaattacaagctatcaattatcttaattaaaaaaataagtaatattattaaaattaattaattatcgaACTCGAgaatcttattttttagttatttgaatttttaggaaTTCATCATTTACCTTGGATTTTTcagctaaaaaataaaccaagctTATACTTCATCTTCTTTACTTTGGATGATCAATAGGTGCGTCGAATCTCACTTGATAACAAAATCCAAGTCAGAATCACTTTGAGAATGGTAAAAAATATGGCAATATTCATTTCTTTGTTACCCTTTCCTTTTCAACGGAATGTAATGGAAAATCCCATTGGGTAATTTGAAGATCTGCGAGTCCAAAAGAGTATAAACAACATCTTCACACACCGAAAGAAAACTTATTAAAGAACAGAGATGGAGAGAGATCAATAAATTATGGCATAAGGGAAATATTATGAAGAAGACATCAGCTGAGAATTAGCACTTTTACagctaaaatcataaaatttcttAACAGTTTTCTAAAAAACACACCATCAAAATTCATAAAGTTTGTGGTGTTCATATtccaaaattcatcaaaaaacacacccttttctgattttttttttaaaattaaaacacggtcattttatttatatctgttttttttttttttttaaatcaattcagATTAATTTTCTTAACCATGACCTGCCACGTCTGCCCGTGTCAGATTTTATAACCAGgatattttcttatttgctATATTGCTcgaatatttattaattatagtttAGCGGCCGTTCGCTGGTGTTGGCTGGAAAAGCATTTAATTAAAGTAGCGGTCCCAATCGCTCAACGCAATTGACGAGTAACTGACTTGATGTGTTCAGCCGAATAGACATACTTCTTCACACATGTCTGTTGAATGTTCTGCTAATAACAAACTACTAACCACTGCCAAACTTCAGTGTAAATATCTCCGACAGTCAAGTAAGAGTAGCAGCACAGATGCTCTGCCCCCTCGGGAGAGACGGgagttctttctttttcatggaACAACTTTAAATCAGGTCAGATTGCagacattttttataaaaaccttttttccGATGCACGCATTGTACGAAAGGGAGAATCAAGAATGGCTAAAATGTTAAGAGAGGCATTAATGGGGTAACAAGATTACAACGAGTACAGAACATGAAACAGCAGCTATAATTCCTTTTCCAAGCACCTGATGGTGCAGCCAAGATTACTACAGATACACAACATGAAGCAGCAGCGGTATTTCCTTCACCACTTCAAGAATTCAGCATTTTGCGCAGCAGTTGCAGCGTAGCTGGTGATTAAACGAAATGCACTTAATCACTGTTTCCGTTCAAAGAGTGAGCATCGCTGGCGAGGGGCATTAATAGATGAGAAATCCGAACTGTTGCCTCTCATCAGTTGCAAAGGGAGTTCACAGATGAGAAATCTACAATAAGTCACTTGCTTAAGAAAGTGTGAATATTTCGAGCCATGGAAACTCGTAACGAGCTATATGGCCTGCCTGTCTCTATCGATTTTATGTTGGATTCCCAGTAAGATGAGAATTCAACATGTTGATAATTGATATATGACCTTACACGAGAATAttcaaatgaaattattatCTGTTACCATGGAAATTCCTGAGGTATTTCTTTACCTGGTAGCCAATTTCACAAGCCCAGGACCTCagttggagaagaaaaaatgagttgAACAGGGGCTTCATGGAAGATCTTCCACTGTAAAATCGCACGGGTAACATCTCCCTAATCTAACAAGCCCCCCCATCACAGTCACAGTCCACGTCTGAAAAACAACATAGGACTAAAGATAAAATGGAATACAAATGGCATTGCTTTAGCTTCTTAAATGAATAGTTTCCACTAGTGAGTTTACAGTCAAAGCAATTTACAGGGAAAACCTAGAGAAGACTTTCCCGTTATTTTATTCTTTGGGTTTTGCTTCTTTAGGATATCATTCTCAACTGTTGCTTGACGATCCATGTAAAATGGGAAAAACTTCGGATGATTCacctctttctttatttctgcTTGCTTCTCTATCAAAAAATACTACTTAGCAACCTGACTAGTGGGAAATAGTAGACGCGTGTTGTCAGCCAAGCATCATAATTCTTGAGGTCAAGGTGTTAGAAATCAATCGATAAGcatacacaaaaaataaaaataattcaaatttggGCCCCTGAACTCAAATGCAACCACGAAAGTAAAATATGCATAAAACTCACTAGGCATGTCGTCTGCATGTACCCTCATGTTCTGTTTTGAGCACTCTTCCATCACAAAACTCCCTTCTGCATCTGCTACTAGGCACAAAACTTCTCTGCATTCACTCCTAGCAACCTCGCCTCGCACTGGACCCTCTCTCCAATCAGCAGAACCACAACTCAAGCTCTTTTTGATCAACAGTTTCACTCATGTACCTTTTTCGGACATTTTCGTCACTACCCATGCCTGCTTCCAGTCCCATTCCGCTGCCAATCTCATCACCTCAGCATCAATATCTTTACACAACTAACAGTCCTTCTGATTGCTCCTCTCCTAAGccttcttgttctacatcaacttCTCCAGCCACAATTACCCACTCTTTGCACAGTTTTAGAGAAGCTGAGGGATCAGTTCTCATCCACTAAATCTTTTAAATATTCCAATCTCGGCAGTTGCCCATATGCATCTGCATTGCAATTTTTCCCATCCCTAGTATAGTATTGGAACGTAGAGCCATACAGTGATCCAATAAACCAAACATTCTTCTAATGATGAATGGTAAACATGCGAGAGAGCAAAGAAAAGGGCCGTTCCACATTTCCAGCCATAATAGTTGTCGAGCACTCAACATTTCTTCTCACATATGTACAATGCTGTCAAtcgagaaacaaaaaaatcataaggatGAGATTCAGAACAAAAGGGCAGGCGATTCTGAGTTTGAAGACCCAATACCCTCCGAATGAGTTGTGAGCATCAGGATTGCAATGATTATGTTGTTAGGATCAAGAAATCTATGTCAAACATTCAGAAAAAAACGATGATCACATCAATTGGGCCCCTGAACTTTCAAGGGAGTGAATGAGAtgacaacataaaataaaaacagatgGATTAAACAATCAAAGCACATGGCTGCCTGATGCTTGGAATCATCTGCAACGCACTGTGAATAAAAGGGATAACTCTTTTGATGACCTCTTTACCACAACTAGAAACTACAATCACCTCCATTTTGTAGATCAAATGAAAGAGACCAAATTCATGTAAAGTCGTATAGAAAGCACAAACTTCAAGTTTTAAACAATTCTCTGCAAAATTCAGAGACAGCAGAAAAACATAAACTACATGGGGAACTTCTAGACCAAAATCTCAAACAGATATAGTAATGACAGTAGAAATCACATAGCCACAAAGAAAGCGAGTAAGATTGGGTTTGGGGAGAATGTGAACACCCAAGAAAGCTTGCAGATAAACAACTTTCCAAAGTCATTAATTAATCATGGAAAGATACATTACATGTTCCACGAGATCAATAAATCGAAAACTACAAGAGCAATTTcatatctcaattaaaaaatttgaacaaaatTCACTACGCAAGTTTGCAAATATCCTCATATTCAACAGCCTTAAGCACTCTCCCGTCATAAATTCCCTTCTCTATCTGCACCTTGGCACAAAACTTCTCTGTATCCACTCCCAACAACCTGGCATTGGAACCTCTATACGCCCCATTCACTATTTTCACTAAACCCCCTATCTGCGGGATCACGGTCTCGAGCTCTTCCTGATCGACCCTCAACTTATGCTTACTCTCAAGCATCTCAATTTCAGCAACATACTTATCAATCACTTTCCTCACTACCCCTTTCTGCTTATAATACCCTTTATCTGCCAAAGCCTTACTCATTACCTTAACAATAATCCCTTCGAACAACCAATAATCCTTCCTGTTACTCCTTTCCTTCGCCTTCTCTTCCTCTTTCATCAACTCCTCCAATGCTGATTTTCCACTTTTACCTCCATTGCTACTTTCCTTACTCCTTTCCGTCTTCCTCTCCTTATCCTCAACTTCCTCAAAAACCAGTCTAGAACTAGAACTCTCCCCTCTATCTTTCCCAACATTATTAGTCTTCAAACCAAGCGCGAAACCAACCTTCACACCACTGTCCAATTTCAACTCCTTTGCTGGCCGCACTTCACCATTATCCACATCACCACTCTCCACACCGTCATTGTTAACAGTAAACAACTCTCCAGCCTTCTCAATCTGCTTCTTAATCTCCCTCTCCTGCTTCTCCTCCTCGGCTAAATCCGCTCTAACTCTCTTATTCTTCATGTTCTCCTTAAAAATCGTCTCTGAATCCCTATCAATATAAGTAATGAACCACCCTTTGGGCGTTTCCTCAACTTTACACTTGCCAGTTCTCCCCAGATACTTGACAAATTCCGTCAACGTCGCCCACTGCGTCGAGTTCATATGAATATGATGCCTGTCATGAATATACTCATTATAAACCACGGTCGCCGCGACACGAGAAAACCTATGGCTCCGTTTCATCATGTCAAGGAATTCGTTTTCGAATTCTTCAGAGTAGCCGTCGATGATTCTGTTAGGGTTTTGACCGAAGACTTGCATTTGCCGCTGGTGGCTCTCGCTCATACAGTGGCACTTGAATCCGTTCTCGTCTCGACATTGTTTCTGGCACATTTGACAGTACCATCGGAGTTTTTGAAGACCTTTCGCTTTGATTCGATTCGCGATTGCTTTCGGTGTGAGGAAATCGTTCTTACCCATTTTTTAGGGTTTGATAAATTGAATTCGAATTGGAATTGGAATTAGAGAATTACCtggaaatttaataaaaaaaataataaaacacaaattagtttttcttctagaagaaaactaaaactaaaattaagcaATTTACCTCTAATCTAAAAGCGAGTAATATTGGGGggcaagaagaagaagcaaagctGATGAAAAGAAACCGACCGGGCTTAGGATTTTGAGAACGCGGAAGTTAACTCGCATACCTGCGCGTCTGATTTTGAGAAAGGCTAATTTGTCAAGAGATCCCTGAGCGTTTGATCAAGCCCAATTCAACCCCTGAtttctcatttgttttattttggtcccTTATACAAAGGTCAAAAATGCagatttaatgttattttggcTTGTTTTGTCACGTGTGTACTGGAATTTGTTGTATTTGAACTGGGGCTTGTACAGAAGAGCCTCTAGCGCATATACTGAAGATGCCTACCGCATGTTTGACAAATTGTCTATAAGGATCAATATTTGCTCCTTGTATTGTTTGagaaaactcatttttctttACCCTTTTGCCTTGTTATAGAAGGCCTTCTGTGTCGAGTTTCTGTGCTTGGGATTCGATTAATAATTCTTGGTCTTGCTGGAATCTTGTTCCTCTGTTTATCCAAGTCCTCTTTTCTGTTAGCAAATTTTGTTCGTTTAgttactcataaaaaaaattgttaaattgtAATTAGGTTctcagttattttatatatatatataaaacaagtttGCAGAGGCGATTGACAAGATAGTGATGGTTATGGAGGATGATAGGGAGGAATTTAAATGTATCGGTGATTTGTTTGATGTTTCCGTTTCACGAGGAATTTTGAGGCTCGAATTGAGTTGAGATGGTGGCAGAGTGAGTTGAGGTGATGGTGATAGGTGGTGAAGATGGTGTTCGGTTGTGTTGACAGAAGTGAATTACTCCACCGTTGAAATATTTTCTGAAGCTACAAAGAGATTTTCCAAAGAGTGGCAACGGGGAAATAGTTTCACTTTTCAGGAGGACATTATAGTTATAGTTGATGGTTCATGATTAAGATAATATTAATGATGAGACCACAGCCTCAGTTGGGCTGCCGGCGAGCCCAACCGGATCTCCCTCCTATCTTTTTCTAGTcacctttctccttttctttttctttttttatttgttttgtttttttactgttatttatatatttttagcctatttatcttaaaatatctgtatcttgattttttaatatagtattaaaaaaattaattaattaattacgagtttaatatttatttttcattccaatcaataaaaattaagtataaggtattatatataaaagtttatagtaaaaaaaattaaactattaaataaaatattaaaaataattaacagtCTTTATTTTCACCAATAAATTACAGCTCCACAAATTATCCATAAAACTGACTTGGCATCAACTTTCTTGGAAGGTCTCTTTATTTTCACGCCACTCTCTCTAGTCCATAAATGTTATAAACATATTTACGAAGATgtgtttgttttgtgaaaaataatttctgcATTATTTTTTGGGCAAGCAAGCActataaattgtaaaaaaaaaaagaatattcaagAAGTTGGTCGAACTCTAATGATTTCATGGCCCATTCTTTACTTTTCTGCTGACTGTGCTTTACGGGTCTTTTGAATCGTTTATAATCTTTTCATTATATTCTCTTTGCTTTTTTGGTCTTTTATAGACTGAAGCACAGAAGATAAAACATTAGAGTTGCGAAGCATAGGCGTAGGCAGATCTTGAGAGGCATTTTcgttcaaaaaattatattttgaaataattttaatgtttttaaattattttaatatactaatattaaaaataatattttaaaaatatatatattattttaatatatttttaaataaaaacttcttTGAAATAGATCTCGTGGCGTCAGAAAATATTCGAGAAATATAGTGCTCGGGAAGAGAATAGACAAACTCGGGGTTGCTTTACCTAGCTGTGTGGTTCGTGATATTTTCTTAGAAAAGGCAAATCTGTAATGACGGGGGCGACGCGGTGTTACGTGTTAAACACAGGCAAATCTGCAAGTAGTGTTTAGGGAATAAATTATTGGTCTTGTTTTGTCTGCTAATTACGCAGGCACAGCTACGTAAATCTAATGACATAAGCCCGTGAACGACATCGATTGAAACCATCCACGCCATCATTTCAgcgaaagtataaaaaatatgagttCTCTCAAATTCCctgcagttttttttattattaataaaaatttaacaagttaaattatatgttttttaaaaattattttttatagtatttttttatttagttacacAAAACCTTGAGAATCATtgtatatcaaattaatttttaatgatttttcttatatttaagctcttattgaataattaatttgtaaattaaatgtaataaaaatctGATTGACAAAAAAACACGCAGTATACTCAAGCTCAATATAATTTCTCAGTAGCTACGATCCACGCCACCAAAAAAACCACCCTCAATTTCCAGGATGTTTCCTTAATTTTTAGGTCGGTTAATTACCTGTCTATATAAACCACATGCATTAAGAGAGTCTCTTCACTTcgaacaaaaaaaccaaactgctCCTGTAGACATACATAAACGCACATCGTCTTGGGTATCAAAGAGGTGCTCGTGGTTTATAAAGCCTGCCGTGGAAGCCAAGACTAATTCAGAGATCCTAGCGGAAACATTTCGGTAAGATATATTTTATCTGcttgctatttatttattatgattattgattcatgtgtgtttttttaatatatttttatatacttcGCATCTAGTGAAATCAATTCAAGTATGATTCTTATTATATTTAACGAGTGGTTTAATGATTTCGCACTCTGCAACCCTAATTCCACCTCCGCTTCCCCCTTTCTTTTCCCAAGGATAACATCTCCGAAGAAGGCATGCATGCCAGGTGTCTGGTAATCACAAGATGAATATCATGTGTTAGCATACTCTCAAACACACGCATACACACCCGCTCTCTTAATTCATAAACAATATCTTTGTCGTTGAATGGGGAGACTAcgtccttttctttctttttttctcctcttttaatttcaatctgGGAACAAATTCTCTTATAAATATAGCTTAATTTcggataaaaacataatatattatttggtGATCAATTCTTCTCTTTTTGCGGTTTGGGTCTGTTGAATTTCACACAACACTATACGTGTTTATAATTTTCCTGGGGAAGGAAGATTTCAATATCTGATCAAAATGGTGTGGTTACATGTTTTATGACGCACTTGCTTGAGATTAATTGAGcaactttattattgttttgcttCAACAGATATGGGATTAACCAAGATTAAACATTCCAGTCATAGCGAACATTTTCTCTTGTTGAAGCGTCCACGAGAGCCTTATGAATGTGACGGATGCAAAGGACTGGGGCTTGGCCCATGCTACGAATGCGAGCACGAAGACTGCAGCTTCTA is part of the Populus alba chromosome 10, ASM523922v2, whole genome shotgun sequence genome and encodes:
- the LOC118059725 gene encoding very-long-chain enoyl-CoA reductase, yielding MKVTVASRSGREVIKGGLELSDSATVADLQEAIHKRTKKFYPSRQRLTLPLPPGSKERPVVLSYKKNLKEYSDGNLGNLTVVFKDLGPQVSYRTLFFCEYLGPLVLYPVFYYFPVYEFFGYKGERIIHPVQTYALYYWCFHYFKRIMETFFVHRFSHATSPLSNVFRNCAYYWTFGSFIAYYVNHPLYTPVSDLQMKIGFGFGLVCQLANLYCHMLLRNLRRPGGNGGYQIPSGFLFNIVTCANYTTEIYQWLGFNVATQTVSGYFFLVVATSIMTNWALAKHRRLKKLFDGKDGRPRYPRRWVILPPFL
- the LOC118059726 gene encoding KIN17-like protein, whose protein sequence is MGKNDFLTPKAIANRIKAKGLQKLRWYCQMCQKQCRDENGFKCHCMSESHQRQMQVFGQNPNRIIDGYSEEFENEFLDMMKRSHRFSRVAATVVYNEYIHDRHHIHMNSTQWATLTEFVKYLGRTGKCKVEETPKGWFITYIDRDSETIFKENMKNKRVRADLAEEEKQEREIKKQIEKAGELFTVNNDGVESGDVDNGEVRPAKELKLDSGVKVGFALGLKTNNVGKDRGESSSSRLVFEEVEDKERKTERSKESSNGGKSGKSALEELMKEEEKAKERSNRKDYWLFEGIIVKVMSKALADKGYYKQKGVVRKVIDKYVAEIEMLESKHKLRVDQEELETVIPQIGGLVKIVNGAYRGSNARLLGVDTEKFCAKVQIEKGIYDGRVLKAVEYEDICKLA